A segment of the Aureliella helgolandensis genome:
GGTGTCACTATGCTGTTCAATATCGTATCGCAGGACTTGCTGGCAAAGCTGTTGCTCGATGGAGAGTAAGACGCGAATTCTATTCATAAGAGGTAGTTTGCGATTCTTGCTTGCGGGAGGAGTGAAGAGAAGCACAAGTGAACGGAGCTGATTATGCCAATTGAGGCGACACGGATCCATGATTCTTTGGGGCCGAAAAGGGTTCAATTGTGGCAAGTCTTCGTGAATCCAAAGGACTAGTTCCTCTACTTCAACTGGGCGGCATCAAGACTAGCTCAGCGGTGCCCCAATCTGCCGTTTCACTCAAACACAAATCGCTGCGTCAGTACGACTAAAGATGCTGACCTCGTTCATGCGAGTGCTGAAATCACAACCCGCCGCCTGAGCAAAGGTCGGATCCACGCGTTTAGCCACGCCGTATCCGATATGGAGTGCGATGACTTGTCATCGCTGTGGAGTAACGCCGGGATGCTGAGTGGCTTGCCCACCGACTGAATGTGTGCGAAGGCCGAAAAGCATCCATCTTCGCTCTGCTCTTGCAAGTAATTGGATCGCAAAAACAACCGGCTGACGGGCAAGAAAGCTACGACAAGTCGCAGCACTCCATACCATCGGGGCGTGACAGCCTCTTTTCGCATCGTCGAGCGTGATCTGTCGGCGGACTGTCACGTCTGAATGCTAGCACTACAAGGAAAGTGGCTGGCGTTAATCCCCCCATTGCCGATTGCCTTAGAAGCGGCTGACCCAATTCTCCTGCCGCGCCAACTCCACCGCTTCCATGCGTGTTTCAACGCTTAGTTTCTCGAGGATGTTGTGCACATGATTTTTGACGGTGTAGAGCGACACACTGAGCTCCTTGGCAATCTGCTTGTTGCTCTTCGCTTTGGCGAGCAAGCCGATCACCTCTTGCTCGCGGCCAGTAAGGCGACAAGCTGAGATGGCAGTGGGGACTTGCCAAGCTGGTGATTGGGCAATCCGTGAAAACTCAGCAAACATCGTGGCAGCGAAATCGCCAGAACAGAAGCCACTCCCCTCAAGGACTCGATCGATGGCCAAGTTGAGCTCATCCAAGGAAGCGCGTTCCAACACGCAGCCGTGCACGCCGCAGGCCAAACACTCGGCTAAGGAGCCATGGTCATCGGGGACCAACACGATGATCTTGGCAGGCGAGGAACTGGTTTGAACACGCCCAATAATTTCGGTAGGAAGAACCCCAGGTAAATTTAGATCAAGCAGAACGACATCCGCTGAATTGAAGAGCTCTTCACCGATCTGAGCGATTTGAGCGTGATCGATGGCTATCGCTTCATCATCTCTCGCCGTCTTGATGTAATTCACCAAGCAGTCGCGGAACAAGCCATTCCGGTGAAAGACAAGTACCTGATTTGTCGCTTGCGTCGTAGTCATAGCAATCGTTTCCTGGGCAGTGAAACTGAGCTATCCACCTTCGAGAAATCTCGGGAGGCTGCTGGAAAGGAACTCAAGTCTTAATAACTTTCTTCGGTGACCGAATCGTGCGCACGCTTCCCTTGCCATTCCCCATTCCATGCCATTGACTCCTCCGCGTTGCTAGCACATCAATGCTGGCAAATACTCAGGAAGCACCAAAAGACGACGAGCACACCGGCCT
Coding sequences within it:
- a CDS encoding response regulator transcription factor; this translates as MTTTQATNQVLVFHRNGLFRDCLVNYIKTARDDEAIAIDHAQIAQIGEELFNSADVVLLDLNLPGVLPTEIIGRVQTSSSPAKIIVLVPDDHGSLAECLACGVHGCVLERASLDELNLAIDRVLEGSGFCSGDFAATMFAEFSRIAQSPAWQVPTAISACRLTGREQEVIGLLAKAKSNKQIAKELSVSLYTVKNHVHNILEKLSVETRMEAVELARQENWVSRF